A window of Kribbella sp. NBC_00382 genomic DNA:
TAGACGCCGTCTGTCGTAGCCGGAGCCGGAGAGGGCTTCGGCGGCCATGTCTGTGGTGGTCCAGCCGGGGGCTATGGCGGTTACTGCTATGCCTTCTGGGCCTAGGGATCTGGCCAGGGATTGGGTGAAGGAGACCAGGGCCGCTTTGCTGGCGCCGTAGGCGGGTTGGTTGGGTTCGCCTCGGAAGGCGCCGCGGGATGAGACGTTGATGATTCTGGCGCCTCGGGTCATGTGCTGGGCTGCGCACCAGGTGACGTTGGCGGTGCCGGTGAGGTTGACGTTGAGGGTGTTGGACCAGGCTGATTGCCATTGCTCGTACGTCGTCTGGCGGAGTGGGTGGGGTTCGTAGATGGCAGCGTTGTTGACCAGGACGTCGATTCGGCCGAGGGCACTGGCGGCGCTCTCGACCATCTGCTGGATTGCGGTTGGGTCGGCCAGATCGGCTTGAGCCAGGACGTGGCCCTCCCCCGGTAGGTCCTTCAGGATTGCTTCGGCGGAGTCCCGGGAGGAGCCGTAGTGGACGGCTACCCGATCTCCTTCGGCGGCGAACGCGTGGGCGGTGGCGGCGCCGATGCCGCGGGAGGCGCCGGTGACCAAGACGGAACGATCCATGGGGCCGAGTCTTCCACCCGGCCCTAGGGGCGCGGTTTGATGTCTCGGCGGTAGTCCTTGGTTTGGCGGACCCAGGCCTTGCGGGCCTCGGCCTGGAGGCGGCTGTCAGCTCGGCGGGCCATGTAGGCGGCTTCGCGTTGCAGCTTCACCCAGCTCTCGTACCGACGTACGGAGAGCGTTCCCTCGTCTAGAGCCTCCCGTACTGCGC
This region includes:
- a CDS encoding SDR family NAD(P)-dependent oxidoreductase, translated to MDRSVLVTGASRGIGAATAHAFAAEGDRVAVHYGSSRDSAEAILKDLPGEGHVLAQADLADPTAIQQMVESAASALGRIDVLVNNAAIYEPHPLRQTTYEQWQSAWSNTLNVNLTGTANVTWCAAQHMTRGARIINVSSRGAFRGEPNQPAYGASKAALVSFTQSLARSLGPEGIAVTAIAPGWTTTDMAAEALSGSGYDRRRLESPLERVAAPAEVAAAILYLASPLAEFATGTVLDFNGGSHLRM